A window of the Pseudomonadota bacterium genome harbors these coding sequences:
- the corA gene encoding magnesium/cobalt transporter CorA → MNLKNTKKRSKKTGLLPGTLIHIGEQKIENTRITLIDYDEMQFKETEISNIEECSSFKDKPTVTWINIEGIHDVGVIEKTGQCFNLHPLLLEDILNTDQRPKMEDYDSYVFIVLKMIFNDDAQREIKTEQISLVLGHNYVISFQEKEGGVFECIRDRIRNNKGRIRKLGPDYLLYSLIDVTIDNYFIVLEQLGETIDSLEEELIRNTNPETLSFLHKLKSEMIFLRRSVWPLRELIGSLERGESALIQKSTRLYFRDVYDHTIQVIDSVETFREMLSGMLDIYLSSISNKTNEIMKVLTMIATIFIPLTFIVGLYGMNFKFMPELESKWGYPAVLFLMVVIAVFMLKYFRKKKWL, encoded by the coding sequence ATAAATTTGAAAAATACAAAAAAAAGGTCTAAAAAAACAGGTTTACTTCCCGGGACGCTTATTCATATCGGGGAGCAGAAAATAGAAAATACCAGGATTACGCTTATTGACTATGATGAAATGCAATTTAAGGAAACGGAAATTAGCAATATTGAGGAATGTTCTTCCTTTAAGGACAAACCCACAGTTACCTGGATAAACATAGAAGGCATTCATGATGTGGGGGTCATCGAAAAAACAGGTCAATGCTTTAATTTACACCCTCTTTTGCTTGAAGATATTTTGAATACCGACCAGCGTCCTAAAATGGAAGATTACGATAGTTATGTTTTTATTGTTTTAAAGATGATCTTCAATGATGATGCTCAGAGAGAAATAAAAACTGAACAGATCAGCTTAGTTCTGGGTCACAATTATGTCATTTCATTTCAGGAAAAGGAAGGGGGTGTTTTTGAGTGTATTCGGGACCGAATAAGAAACAACAAGGGGCGCATCAGAAAACTGGGGCCTGACTACCTTCTATATTCCCTGATAGATGTAACTATTGATAATTATTTTATTGTTCTTGAGCAACTTGGAGAAACCATAGACAGCCTGGAAGAAGAATTAATTAGAAACACCAACCCAGAAACATTGAGTTTTCTTCACAAGTTAAAGAGTGAAATGATATTTTTACGGAGATCTGTATGGCCGTTAAGGGAGTTGATTGGTTCTCTTGAGAGAGGAGAGTCTGCGCTTATACAAAAGTCAACACGCCTTTATTTTAGAGATGTCTATGACCATACGATTCAGGTTATTGATTCGGTAGAGACTTTCAGGGAAATGCTTTCCGGAATGCTTGACATTTACCTTTCAAGCATAAGCAATAAGACAAATGAAATTATGAAAGTATTGACCATGATCGCTACTATTTTTATACCGTTAACGTTTATAGTCGGTTTATACGGCATGAATTTTAAGTTTATGCCGGAGCTTGAATCCAAATGGGGTTATCCCGCTGTGCTTTTTCTTATGGTAGTGATTGCAGTTTTTATGCTGAAATATTTCAGGAAAAAGAAGTGGCTATAA